The proteins below are encoded in one region of Candidatus Neomarinimicrobiota bacterium:
- the rfbC gene encoding dTDP-4-dehydrorhamnose 3,5-epimerase, which translates to MPFSFEKTELPGVVVCKPRIFADDRGYFFESWNRRDFAEAGIHQTFVQDNQSASVKDTIRGLHYQAKPFQQAKLVRVLFGAILDCAVDLRPYSPTFKQHLLYELTDEKGISLFIPEGFAHGFRVLSNRAVVLYKASSFYAPEYDRGIAWNDPDLDIDWGIDSPILSEKDQRQPQLRNISDAEL; encoded by the coding sequence ATGCCTTTTTCTTTTGAAAAAACAGAACTTCCCGGTGTTGTTGTATGCAAACCCCGTATCTTTGCAGATGACCGGGGTTATTTTTTCGAATCCTGGAACCGGCGGGATTTTGCCGAGGCAGGTATCCATCAAACCTTCGTTCAGGATAACCAGTCTGCTTCCGTGAAAGATACAATCCGGGGACTCCATTACCAGGCCAAACCGTTTCAGCAGGCAAAACTGGTGCGGGTCCTCTTCGGTGCAATCCTGGATTGTGCTGTGGATCTCAGGCCCTATTCACCCACATTCAAACAGCATCTGCTTTATGAATTGACAGATGAAAAAGGGATATCTCTCTTTATCCCGGAAGGGTTTGCCCATGGTTTCCGTGTTTTGAGCAACCGGGCTGTGGTGCTGTACAAAGCCTCTTCCTTTTATGCCCCCGAATACGATCGGGGCATCGCCTGGAATGATCCGGATCTGGATATCGACTGGGGTATCGATTCCCCTATTCTTTCGGAAAAAGATCAAAGACAACCGCAACTGAGGAATATTAGTGATGCAGAACTCTAA
- a CDS encoding nucleotide sugar dehydrogenase produces MTFYEKLLTKNVAFGVIGLGYVGLPLAVEAAKAGFKITGIEIDPEKVKKVNQGQNYIGDVSDAELKQVVTDGYLTATTDFSVIKKLDYVSICVPTPLNKLRDPDMSFISSAMQEITRYLHKDLVIILESTTYPGTTREYMLPYLENTGLTVGKDFFLAFSPERVDPGNPVYHTKNTPKVIGGITKECTKHAMAVYEQIFDQMVPVASAETAEMAKLLENTFRMINIGMVNELAIICDRLGVDVWEVIEAAGTKPFGFMKFFPGPGLGGHCIPIDPHYLSWKMRTLNYKTRFIELAAEVNTSMPEYVIESVIEGLNYHKKAINGSKILLLGMAYKKDIDDLRESPAIDIYNILVDKGAEVMYHDPHCPVFKLDGAGYVESVPLTTDLLAEMDCVVITTDHTTVDYQTVVDHARLVIDTRNATKGLKNTAEKVLRLGYKGGLSA; encoded by the coding sequence ATGACATTCTATGAGAAATTACTTACGAAGAACGTAGCCTTTGGAGTGATCGGGCTTGGATATGTGGGACTTCCCCTCGCAGTGGAAGCGGCCAAAGCAGGGTTTAAAATCACGGGGATTGAAATTGACCCTGAAAAAGTAAAGAAAGTCAATCAGGGACAGAATTATATCGGAGATGTATCCGATGCCGAGTTGAAACAAGTGGTAACAGACGGTTATTTGACGGCAACAACCGATTTTTCCGTGATAAAAAAGCTGGATTATGTGAGTATTTGTGTCCCCACGCCCCTGAACAAACTCCGGGATCCTGACATGTCGTTCATTTCGTCTGCCATGCAGGAAATCACCCGGTATTTACACAAGGATCTGGTGATCATCCTGGAATCCACCACTTATCCCGGCACAACCCGGGAATACATGCTGCCTTATCTGGAAAATACGGGACTTACCGTGGGGAAGGACTTTTTCCTGGCCTTTTCACCGGAACGTGTGGATCCGGGGAACCCGGTTTATCATACCAAAAACACCCCGAAAGTCATAGGCGGAATCACAAAAGAGTGCACTAAACACGCCATGGCAGTATATGAACAGATTTTTGATCAGATGGTGCCTGTAGCCAGCGCGGAAACGGCGGAAATGGCCAAGCTTCTGGAAAACACTTTCCGTATGATCAATATCGGAATGGTGAATGAACTGGCCATCATCTGCGACCGCCTGGGAGTGGATGTATGGGAAGTGATCGAAGCAGCCGGAACAAAACCTTTCGGGTTTATGAAATTTTTTCCGGGACCGGGACTGGGCGGACACTGTATTCCTATAGATCCTCACTATCTGAGCTGGAAAATGCGGACTCTCAATTACAAAACCCGTTTTATCGAACTGGCGGCGGAGGTGAATACCAGCATGCCGGAATATGTGATTGAATCGGTTATTGAAGGACTCAATTATCATAAAAAAGCCATTAACGGATCAAAAATACTCCTTCTGGGAATGGCGTATAAAAAGGATATTGACGATCTGCGGGAATCTCCGGCCATAGACATCTACAACATTTTGGTGGATAAGGGGGCTGAGGTTATGTATCACGATCCTCATTGTCCCGTTTTTAAATTGGACGGGGCGGGTTATGTGGAATCGGTACCTCTGACGACGGATCTCCTGGCGGAAATGGATTGCGTGGTCATTACTACCGATCATACAACCGTAGATTATCAAACGGTTGTGGATCATGCCAGACTGGTCATC
- the rfbB gene encoding dTDP-glucose 4,6-dehydratase, translating into MQNSKLLVTGGSGFIGSNFIRMLLTEKEGYDVYNLDKLTYAGNPENLQDLENDPRYHFIHGDISDETYINKLFEDEKFDGVINFAAESHVDRSIMSAAPFVVTNVLGTQILLDAARSTGVKRFLQVSTDEVYGSLGKEGYFTEKSPLKPNSPYSASKTAADLLVRAAWKTHQYPTLITRCSNNYGPYQFPEKLIPLMIANALENKPLPIYGDGKNIRDWLHVRDHCEALLCVYENGKPGEIYNIGGNNEWQNIDIVREILGILGKPESLITFVKDRPGHDRRYAIDASKIKNELGWTPSYTFEKGLEETVHWYVNFRNWWERVRSGEYLNYYEKQYSNR; encoded by the coding sequence ATGCAGAACTCTAAACTTTTAGTTACCGGCGGATCGGGATTTATCGGCAGCAATTTTATCCGCATGCTCCTTACGGAAAAGGAAGGATATGATGTTTACAATCTGGATAAACTCACCTATGCCGGTAATCCGGAAAATCTTCAGGATCTGGAAAACGATCCCAGGTATCATTTCATCCATGGGGATATCAGCGATGAGACCTATATTAACAAGCTTTTTGAAGATGAAAAATTTGACGGTGTAATTAATTTTGCAGCCGAATCCCATGTAGACCGTTCCATCATGAGTGCCGCACCTTTTGTGGTAACCAATGTTTTGGGTACGCAAATTCTCCTGGATGCTGCCCGGTCGACAGGGGTAAAGCGTTTTTTGCAGGTATCCACCGATGAGGTATATGGGTCTCTGGGTAAGGAAGGCTATTTTACGGAAAAATCTCCTTTAAAACCCAATTCACCCTATTCCGCCAGCAAAACCGCTGCGGATCTGCTGGTCCGCGCCGCCTGGAAAACCCATCAGTACCCGACACTCATTACCCGCTGTTCCAACAACTATGGCCCCTACCAATTCCCGGAAAAACTCATTCCCCTGATGATTGCCAATGCCCTGGAAAACAAACCCCTGCCGATATACGGAGATGGGAAAAACATCCGGGACTGGCTTCATGTCAGGGATCATTGTGAGGCGCTGCTTTGTGTGTATGAAAATGGCAAACCGGGAGAAATCTATAATATCGGCGGAAATAACGAATGGCAGAATATCGATATCGTCCGGGAAATCCTTGGGATACTGGGAAAACCCGAATCGCTTATCACCTTTGTGAAAGACCGGCCCGGACACGACCGGCGTTATGCCATCGATGCCTCAAAAATTAAAAATGAACTGGGCTGGACACCCTCTTATACCTTTGAAAAGGGACTTGAAGAAACTGTACATTGGTACGTAAATTTCAGAAATTGGTGGGAACGGGTCCGCAGTGGCGAGTATCTGAACTACTATGAGAAACAGTACAGCAACCGGTAA